Genomic DNA from Candidatus Koribacter versatilis Ellin345:
CAGCAAATAAATCGAAGCGTGGTCGAGAAAGCGGAAGACGCGGCGCGCACTAGGAGCAGGGATGGCGTGGTAAAGCGTGGAGATGAGATACAACGCGCAGAGCGTAGCACCATAGATCGTGACACTGACCAGCAGACGCGTGTTCCCACCAACCGCCGCAAAAACGATAAGAGTGATTAAGCCGAGAACGCTGAGGAGAGCGCCGATGCCGTGCGTGACGCTGTTGGCGATGGCCTCGCCTAGCTTGAAGGGTTCTATCTCAATGTGTCGCACAGATAATTTTAGGATTGTGTGCGGAAGGGGAGTGTAAGAGTTTTGTCAGAGAGTTGATCCGACTTGAACACCAGAGGATGTGAAGTGGCGAAATCGGCGTACCGGATGATGCGCCTGTGGCGCGTCTTATTAGACCACCCCAACTCGCCAAAAAGAGGCGCGCTAGGATGGGGCACCGAAGAAGTGGAGTGCGTAGGGCTGGCCACCCGCCTATTGCTCCAGTGACACCACCGTGACGGACTTGGGCTCCAACTTAAGCATCACCTTTCCACCCTCTACGCGGGCCGATGTGGGTTTCGGCACAACCGTGTTCGGTGCCTCGAACGTATTCACGCTGTCGACCTTCGGTCCGGCGAGCGTTTCTCCCGACGCAGACTTCGTAGCAAACCCAGTCACATTCAACTCCACATCCGCCGTCTGGTTCGGGTCCACATTCGTGATCTCCAGCCACAGTTTGCCGTCTTTTCCTCTCGCAGCGAGCGCATCGATGCGCGGCAGCGTGCTGTCGCCGTGCTTGTAGGTGCCCGCGTCAAATGTCACCGGAACGAAAGTCGCATCCTGGAAGGGCAGGTACATCTTGTAAACATAGTAGGTCGGTGTCAGCACCATCTTCTCTTTATCGGTGATGATCATCGCCTGCAGCACGTTGATCATCTGGGCAATGTTCGCGCCGCGCACCCGATCACTGTGGCGAGCAAAGATGTTGATGTTCAGCGCGGCCAGGATCGCATCGCGAATGCTGTTTTGCTGTACGAGAAAGCCCGGATTGCTCCCCGGCAAGGGCGCATACCAACTGCCCCATTCGTCCACGATGAGGGCGACCTTCTTTTCCGGATCGTACTTGTCCATGATCGCGGAATGCTTCTTGACCAGGTCTTCCATCTCCAGCGTCGATTTCAGAATCTGCGCGTACTCGTCCTCTCCGAACCCCACGGACTTGTACGCCGGCGGCCATTTCACCGTCGTGTAACTGTGCATCGAGAGGCCGTTGATGTCCCAGCTCCACGTGTGCTTCTGGTAAGCCTTCATCACCGTATCGGTCCACTCCGTCCAGCGCTCTTCGCCTCCGCCCGGACCGACTGCGATCTTCAACATCTGGTTCTTGTCCGTCTGCGCCGGATTGTAGTTGCGAACGAATCGGCTGAAGACCTTCATCCGGTCCAGGTAGTAATCGGGCGTCATGTTGCCGCCGCAATCCCAGCTTTCATTGCCGAGGCCCAGCAATGCGATCTTGTACGGTGCCGGATGCCCGTTCGCAGCGCGCTCCTTCTGGAGCGTCGTTGCCTGAGCTGCCGTCAT
This window encodes:
- a CDS encoding alpha-N-arabinofuranosidase, with the protein product MFLRTILVVVTLFGLLSNATIAAAQKVQVSIDPSRPGVKIDRNLFGQFAEHLGHGIYEGIWVGSDSTIPNTRGIRNDVVAALKAIHVPNVRWPGGCFADEYHWRDGIGPQRVVRLNPNWGGVIEPNTFGTHEFMDFIGQIGSEAYVSVNVGSGTPQEASDWLEYMTAAQATTLQKERAANGHPAPYKIALLGLGNESWDCGGNMTPDYYLDRMKVFSRFVRNYNPAQTDKNQMLKIAVGPGGGEERWTEWTDTVMKAYQKHTWSWDINGLSMHSYTTVKWPPAYKSVGFGEDEYAQILKSTLEMEDLVKKHSAIMDKYDPEKKVALIVDEWGSWYAPLPGSNPGFLVQQNSIRDAILAALNINIFARHSDRVRGANIAQMINVLQAMIITDKEKMVLTPTYYVYKMYLPFQDATFVPVTFDAGTYKHGDSTLPRIDALAARGKDGKLWLEITNVDPNQTADVELNVTGFATKSASGETLAGPKVDSVNTFEAPNTVVPKPTSARVEGGKVMLKLEPKSVTVVSLEQ